One Romboutsia sp. 13368 genomic window carries:
- a CDS encoding MFS transporter yields MXNSKXVKPFGFKDKLGYLLGDLGNDFSFLFASSFLMLFYTKVWGVPASIVGILFLVSRFLDAFTDIGMGTIIDKSAPTKDGKFRPWIKRVAGPISIMSFLMFQSGLAGASMTVKIIVMFVTYILWGSFCYTAINIPYGSMASAITDVPEERAVLSTWRSMGANVASVIVNSFVPLFIYYTDASGNQLVNGTNFTIIAGIFSLCSFICYMGCFKLTTERVKFEKKDNSGKKEKVSFFKNFGLILKNRALLAMIGCSIVLLLSQLTVSTMNQYLYADYFKNIGALSIYSAAALPISLVLVTFLAKLSGKIGKKEIGTAAMVLAGSLYLVAFFLRVTNPWVYVAITVTATVGTTAFNMLIWANITDIIDYQEVLTGKRDDATIYGVYSFSRKIGQALAGGLGGFILTFIGYNSASATQTVAVTESIYTVSTIFPGICYISIGLILAFAYPLSKKVVEENSKKLAKVRKTA; encoded by the coding sequence ATGWATAATTCAAAAGRGGTAAAACCATTTGGGTTTAAAGACAAATTAGGGTACTTGCTTGGAGATTTAGGAAACGATTTCTCATTTTTATTTGCAAGTTCATTCCTAATGTTATTTTACACTAAGGTTTGGGGAGTACCAGCATCAATAGTTGGTATATTATTCTTAGTATCGAGATTTTTAGATGCTTTTACAGATATTGGTATGGGGACAATTATCGATAAGTCTGCACCTACAAAAGATGGTAAGTTTAGACCTTGGATAAAAAGAGTTGCAGGTCCAATATCTATCATGAGTTTCTTAATGTTCCAATCAGGTTTAGCAGGAGCTTCAATGACTGTTAAAATAATTGTTATGTTTGTAACATATATATTATGGGGTTCTTTCTGTTATACAGCTATAAATATACCTTATGGTTCAATGGCATCAGCTATAACTGATGTACCTGAAGAAAGAGCTGTTCTTTCAACTTGGAGAAGTATGGGGGCAAATGTTGCTAGCGTTATCGTAAATAGCTTTGTACCATTATTTATTTATTATACAGATGCTAGTGGTAACCAACTTGTAAACGGAACTAACTTTACAATAATAGCTGGAATATTCTCACTATGTTCTTTCATATGTTATATGGGATGTTTCAAATTAACTACTGAACGTGTTAAATTTGAAAAGAAAGATAATAGTGGTAAAAAAGAAAAAGTTTCTTTCTTTAAGAATTTTGGTTTAATCTTAAAAAATAGAGCATTATTAGCAATGATAGGATGTAGTATAGTATTATTACTTAGCCAATTAACAGTATCTACTATGAATCAATACTTATATGCAGATTACTTCAAAAATATAGGTGCATTATCAATTTATAGTGCTGCTGCACTTCCAATAAGTTTAGTATTAGTTACTTTCTTAGCTAAATTATCTGGTAAAATTGGTAAAAAAGAAATCGGTACAGCAGCAATGGTACTTGCAGGTTCATTATATCTTGTAGCATTCTTCTTAAGAGTAACAAATCCATGGGTATATGTTGCTATAACAGTTACAGCTACAGTAGGAACTACTGCATTTAATATGCTTATATGGGCTAATATAACAGATATAATAGACTACCAAGAAGTATTAACTGGAAAAAGAGATGATGCTACTATATATGGTGTTTATTCATTCTCTAGAAAAATAGGTCAAGCGCTAGCTGGTGGACTTGGTGGATTTATATTAACATTTATAGGTTATAATTCAGCTTCTGCTACTCAAACAGTTGCTGTAACAGAATCTATATACACAGTATCAACTATATTCCCAGGTATTTGCTATATATCTATAGGTTTAATACTTGCATTTGCTTATCCATTAAGCAAAAAAGTAGTTGAAGAAAATTCAAAAAAATTAGCAAAAGTTCGTAAAACAGCTTAA
- a CDS encoding PfkB family carbohydrate kinase: MNKELITLGEAMIVFIAENEGDFTDIENFSKGIAGAELNVSMGLSRLGHKVSYITRLGKDVFGNYIEDVINREGILSDSISKDSDYSTGFYFKTKVKDGDPEVHYFRKNSAASQ; the protein is encoded by the coding sequence ATGAACAAAGAATTAATTACTCTTGGAGAAGCTATGATTGTATTCATTGCTGAAAATGAAGGTGATTTTACAGATATAGAAAACTTTTCAAAAGGAATTGCTGGAGCAGAGCTAAATGTTAGTATGGGACTTTCAAGATTAGGTCATAAAGTATCTTATATAACAAGATTAGGAAAAGATGTATTTGGTAATTATATTGAAGATGTAATTAATAGAGAAGGAATATTATCTGATAGTATTTCAAAAGATTCTGATTACTCTACAGGATTTTACTTTAAAACAAAAGTAAAAGATGGAGATCCTGAAGTACATTACTTTAGAAAGAACTCTGCAGCAAGCCAAAT